A window of Ruminococcus champanellensis 18P13 = JCM 17042 contains these coding sequences:
- a CDS encoding DUF3793 family protein has protein sequence MSKQECRQFEQKLAYHTAPSLLGIKCANLVSLRLDQFDVAGQSARFNRKAVSRGLKIRLMCRCQRCMLVLVYNEKLLSASLADPCRRRILARYGYAPEPDLQRDLDRLAQRMGQAVEFPHEIGIFLGYPTEDVEGFIAHKGEHYKLCGSWKVYGDPEQAQRSFRNYERCRKFLCNKLNQGVDIYRALKIS, from the coding sequence ATGTCCAAACAGGAGTGCCGGCAATTTGAGCAAAAGCTTGCCTACCATACAGCCCCGTCCCTGCTGGGAATCAAATGCGCAAATCTGGTTTCCCTGCGGTTGGATCAATTTGATGTGGCAGGGCAAAGCGCCCGATTTAATCGCAAGGCAGTGAGCCGTGGACTGAAGATCCGGCTGATGTGCCGCTGTCAGCGGTGCATGCTGGTTCTGGTTTATAACGAGAAGCTGCTGTCGGCAAGTCTGGCGGATCCCTGCCGCCGAAGAATCCTTGCACGATATGGCTATGCCCCTGAACCGGATCTCCAACGGGATCTGGATCGGCTTGCCCAGCGCATGGGGCAGGCGGTTGAATTTCCCCACGAGATCGGCATCTTTCTGGGGTATCCCACGGAGGATGTGGAAGGGTTCATTGCCCACAAGGGGGAGCATTACAAGCTGTGCGGCAGTTGGAAGGTATACGGGGATCCGGAACAGGCCCAGCGCAGCTTTCGGAATTATGAGCGGTGCAGGAAATTCCTGTGCAATAAGCTAAACCAGGGCGTGGACATTTATCGCGCACTGAAGATTTCTTAG
- a CDS encoding flavodoxin: MKTAVIYWSGTGNTEQMAMAVAEGAGADLFKVSEFTGKIADYDRIALGCPAMGAEELEETEFEPFFASIEGELSGKTVGLFGSYGWGDGEWMRSWVDRATGAGATVLDGEGLMANEAPSDEDLEKCKAFGARLAQ, from the coding sequence ATGAAGACAGCAGTGATTTATTGGAGCGGAACCGGCAACACAGAACAGATGGCCATGGCTGTGGCTGAGGGCGCAGGTGCTGACCTGTTTAAGGTATCGGAGTTTACCGGCAAGATCGCTGATTATGATCGGATCGCATTGGGCTGCCCGGCAATGGGCGCTGAGGAACTGGAGGAAACCGAGTTTGAGCCCTTTTTCGCCTCCATCGAAGGTGAACTGAGCGGCAAGACCGTGGGTCTGTTCGGCTCCTATGGCTGGGGTGATGGAGAGTGGATGCGTTCCTGGGTGGATCGTGCGACTGGGGCAGGCGCTACGGTGCTGGATGGGGAAGGACTCATGGCAAATGAAGCGCCCTCCGACGAGGATCTGGAAAAGTGCAAGGCGTTTGGCGCAAGGCTTGCCCAGTAA
- a CDS encoding ABC transporter ATP-binding protein — translation MFLEIRGIKKHFGEGESRVEVLKGIDLEIAKGEICVLLGPSGSGKSTLLNIIGGIDNADSGYISINGEKTAEMNEKALTLYRRKHLGYIFQMYNLIPNLNIKENVEVGAYLSDNPLDVDELLKTLGLYEHRHKLPNQLSGGQQQRTAIGRAIVKNPDILLCDEPTGALDYSTSKEILKLIEEVNRKFGNTVIMVTHNDAIKLMADRVVKLRDGMIRKNYLNEHRTSAAELEW, via the coding sequence ATGTTCCTTGAAATCCGTGGAATCAAAAAGCATTTTGGCGAGGGCGAAAGCCGGGTGGAGGTACTCAAAGGCATCGACCTGGAAATTGCGAAGGGGGAGATTTGTGTTCTGCTGGGACCATCCGGCAGCGGCAAGTCCACCCTGTTGAATATCATCGGCGGCATTGACAATGCGGACAGCGGCTATATTTCCATCAATGGGGAAAAGACCGCAGAGATGAACGAAAAAGCGCTGACCCTGTACCGCCGGAAGCATCTGGGGTACATTTTTCAGATGTACAACCTGATTCCCAATCTGAATATCAAAGAAAATGTGGAGGTAGGGGCATACCTCAGCGACAATCCACTGGATGTGGATGAGTTGCTCAAGACTTTGGGACTGTATGAGCATCGGCACAAGCTGCCCAATCAGTTGTCCGGCGGGCAGCAGCAGCGTACCGCCATCGGCAGAGCCATTGTAAAGAATCCGGATATTCTGCTGTGTGATGAGCCGACCGGTGCATTGGATTACAGCACCTCCAAGGAGATTCTGAAGCTGATCGAAGAGGTGAACCGGAAATTCGGCAATACGGTGATCATGGTGACGCACAATGACGCCATTAAGCTGATGGCGGATCGGGTGGTCAAGCTGCGGGATGGCATGATCCGGAAGAATTACCTGAACGAGCACCGGACAAGTGCGGCAGAGCTAGAATGGTAA